From Drosophila yakuba strain Tai18E2 chromosome 2L, Prin_Dyak_Tai18E2_2.1, whole genome shotgun sequence, one genomic window encodes:
- the LOC6527479 gene encoding uncharacterized protein LOC6527479 isoform X5 — translation MATSTLQSPSPSPSTASVSAKNPQLKRVVYSKYRELLGSYNDKANAIIDTLPAYMVRQDRGFQFSSDLPVNAADANRNGLESSYGQRGGGGSGNGGYEAPACVQNAMMTKDKKPFTYTPGGIDLSQIRSERMAKRLARNAQSEGANGAAQQNRPAQPQSPGGAASAIGAAAMGMPFQVLPPPPPPPQPQSGKNGTQGASAAPPPPPPQQPSTLAPPTGRLSAPGSPATARKSPTPQRFEPPPLGFRPEIKIPPNPMAALRKVAPPVEKNTFWKDEYIKDRSKSPLPEVATGANGGFSSAQTSDAVDGPRPSAASVESSYSPYTPTQQVPPVAKSPPVQYQQPTPPATPPQQQQQLQQQLQQPEQQSATRSEFRSVPMPTSPAVNVYTRQTDSPRSPFEPQQQQQQQQQQQQQQPQRSTESPFRFAQQQQQLQQSPQQRPPTAISPLAQVQQQQQQQLQQQQQQLQQLQQQQFQQQQLQQQQQQQQLQQQQQQLQQQQQQQQLQQQQAAQSVPWRTQRAQPGAQQQQESHPQPIYNNVQQQQRSRDVFSPARNETPAANTFNLQQQQQNFGTQQNQFGGAAKPTNVGSLYIAPLAQPTEPQAQRILLQQQQQSSARDSPMRQLPQQQQPQNNQPMRWLSSQPASKEQAPWARPEENGNVLPSTLRQTTPAPQPQVVPQSQPQQQTSFYQPQLVQGNGYGPTPITAAPISLQNFGSNPQPGGLRLQINLNTNGNSSNNTNQSAPRERIIPITLEQTPTYAAAQPNFGGYQNYPPQAQRVLSPSQPLSASNNTNGNANATRLIPIAIEGGRGGPVSQSPVLLQNDPRSPPIQSKSFRILQKITDTVDDGSGNGDLRQDLQQTPQEAELQRPQFARQMSAQQARNSPTIEQMRRLQIGQDQPNNNQQSGTPLTWSPQGNGVSAQNRFTQQRYDTPQQQQQQYVPPSEQQAPEPKKYTGSAIPSRSFKILQAMTTPENADHKIHTELDSDLENVELNESPNNNNNNNSNNGSTENNNNHNKINSKTNKRHSYTSSTYTTTPSSSSCTEPTTHSSNSSLSSDSSCPPQPPRSQSVPPQYPYAFGYPYPWYMPPPPPVNGEGAPWPYPYSYPPPPPPQSMDGKQAEGFPPYPYYYPYYPPPMPPYGQQPGEVQMPPGYPQFHAMPPYGHPYPYPVAPSYSQSSTEESRASSVLPDIIITPSTDDIPSQVIMKHHIRVEPREPPKRAHSVEIEEVVSKPKARNICTNNHEVIDVLSQRLANINKIASGNTQANLSKQLQKNYAGEQAKELGERSPSENASNSDSQSEEESSDDEEDTPKLGARPAPLQSIKSVTNVQVYKGKTLEQHLDSESSDDEEDVTTADEMYDEEEQIEEEQEGLVEEMEDDYIVEEDLSVIYEEESELERSSEYAKTVIRKDDSRSTLVDDIEKEIEDNDDDDDEDDESNSVTVRLPLRFSFSRSSNDENIATVEVGKTTQIEEKQPNIVSSFSVAKVESDDEDDDCEVSVTISLSNSSRSNSVEKVAQPYRPSNAYPVEDISTPIKTSEEDVSTSFSLGMRNKFMGETTANDVTNNISRDQAKPKNDVTEVDSSPKEEFDFFATLMATKMQAQKMMEQSKNFWKTPDSKLVETEAEKPKLRPKENIPEAKPPRPISGDMSKTPASLEAAKNSFWSTFATTSKETEPKEQEDAAEEVDFWASIEKKDTSDKEEKQWTKKKKTVTYTPLQKEAVTRVEHWTTTFRAQLESLPMPQKAEVHFVVEEKQKEIEQPQEETQGEETDFWGLVNQDKMENTVSATWERKEYNSEPPQRVTEQPKQPDEDVDFWANIETSGTYEDEEKPNDITYEPTKYPAEPREVDTDEEIDFWAEIEARRNPAEDDDEDVTFHRSATFWARKERQNSIEETPYKPVEIKAFRAKLPDEAAVEIDVWATLEAARGHEPEIVDPAVEEEKVLAEQFEELEHESSEEEEDDTEEEKELEQKPREEVQESNLSHMDTMSLASMHEPATVYTWAQPPQEADDNEDETDFWADMEKERSKKEQFEEAEQKRHNYRQAMAFFNTSIDGQQSPPQKNASPNRSSVILEVEEPQEVDLGPPGEYQLVGEDGVIVEEHKPAITESEEEERGAATPTNMEPQLPEVYVEPEPEVKRLVNGLPDLAVEKFSETPKISVRDRISAFEVIPSATSDGTKGLPKQSLSVDSAYGKGTLSRNSSTQRSESEIEEDDSGVTDMNRHLSETDTESESFPELRKMTSYQRAATHSRLFKLLQDENDVPEAGVQTADEFQLKPSRRKIVHNVSITRRQNPGALNDAETMTQRRERLSLPLRKNTSIDADNPSTPNSPASPIMGPSTKNQRVVSDKLVNELVQSLLLKSDSSHLRNLPMERLQAAAKQALVEEMDSAQENSSLDSTPAPTPKHDKEYSDYYNSWCEASGSGDDVLPSKSFRALQDPRRSPWTVRCPRVLSSKTINRDLARVTESPEIANGRGSKSPECFRQNSHSQSRERSVSSWRRV, via the exons ATGGCCACCTCAACGCTGCAATCTCCGTCGCCGTCGCCATCAACCGCCTCCGTCTCGGCCAAGAATCCACAGCTGAAGCGCGTTGTCTACTCCAAGTACCGGGAACTACTTGGTTCTTATAATGATAAGGCCAATGCCATCATCGACACTCTGCCCGCATATATGGTTCGTCAGGATCGCGgatttcagttcagttcggaTCTCCCCGTGAATGCCGCGGATGCCAATCGGAATGGCCTGGAATCGTC GTATGGACAGCGCGGAGGAGGCGGATCCGGAAACGGAGGCTACGAGGCGCCCGCATGCGTGCAGAACGCGATGATGACAAAAGACAAGAAGCCCTTCACCTACACGCCCGGCGGCATCGATCTCTCCCAGATCCGCTCGGAGCGGATGGCCAAGCGGTTGGCGCGCAATGCCCAATCGGAAGGAGCCAACGGAGCCGCCCAGCAGAACAGACCCGCCCAGCCACAGTCGCCAGGTGGTGCAGCCAGTGCGATCGGAGCCGCTGCCATGGGCATGCCGTTCCAGGtgctgccaccgccaccaccaccgccgcaaCCACAGTCGGGTAAGAATGGCACCCAAGGTGCTAGCGCCgcacccccaccaccacccccacaACAACCCAGCACATTAGCGCCACCCACTGGCCGTCTGAGTGCACCCGGTTCTCCGGCAACGGCGCGCAAATCGCCAACTCCACAGCGTTTTGAGCCGCCGCCACTGGGATTCCGGCCGGAGATCAAGATACCGCCCAATCCCATGGCTGCGCTCCGCAAGGTGGCGCCGCCCGTGGAGAAGAACACGTTCTGGAAGGACGAGTACATTAAGGATCGCTCCAAGAGTCCCCTGCCCGAGGTGGCAACTGGCGCGAATGGAGGATTTAGCAGCGCACAGACATCCGATGCAGTTGATG GCCCAAGACCATCTGCAGCTAGCGTTGAAAGCAGCTATAGTCCTTACACACCGACGCAGCAAGTGCCGCCCGTGGCCAAGAGTCCACCGGTGCAATATCAACAGCCAACGCCGCCGGCAACACcgccgcaacagcagcagcagctgcagcagcaactgcaacagccgGAGCAGCAATCTGCAACACGTTCGGAGTTCCGCAGTGTGCCCATGCCAACATCGCCAGCGGTGAACGTCTACACACGTCAGACGGACAGTCCGAGATCGCCTTTcgagccacagcagcagcagcaacagcagcagcagcaacagcagcagcagccacagcgATCCACTGAGAGCCCCTTCCGgtttgcacagcagcaacagcaactgcaacagtcTCCGCAACAACGTCCACCAACAGCGATTTCGCCGCTGGCtcaggtgcagcagcaacagcaacagcagctgcaacagcagcagcaacagctccagcagctgcagcaacagcagttccagcagcaacaactgcagcagcaacaacagcagcaacaattgcagcagcagcagcaacaattgcagcagcagcaacagcagcaacaattgcagcagcaacaggcagCTCAATCAGTACCATGGCGCACTCAACGCGCTCAGCCTGGagcacaacagcaacaggagtCGCATCCACAACCCATCTACAACAATgttcagcagcaacaaagatCTCGCGATGTCTTCAGTCCGGCAAGGAATGAAACACCGGCAGCAAACACGTTCAATttacagcagcaacagcagaacTTTGGCACTCAGCAAAACCAATTTGGCGGAGCAGCAAAGCCG ACCAACGTTGGATCGCTTTACATAGCTCCATTGGCCCAGCCCACTGAACCGCAGGCCCAACGAATCCttttgcaacagcagcagcagtcatCTGCTCGGGATTCTCCGATGCGCCAActtccacagcagcagcagccacagaaCAACCAACCCATGCGTTGGCTCAGCTCACAGCCGGCTAGCAAGGAGCAGGCTCCATGGGCTCGTCCCGAGGAGAATGGCAACGTGCTGCCCTCCACCTTGCGTCAGACCACCCCGGCACCGCAGCCCCAAGTCGTACCTCAAtcgcagccacagcagcagacGTCCTTCTACCAGCCGCAGTTGGTCCAAGGTAATGGCTATGGACCAACGCCGATTACTGCCGCTCCCATCAGTCTGCAGAACTTCGGATCAAATCCACAGCCTGGAGGACTGCGTTTGCAGATCAACTTAAACAccaatggcaacagcagcaataacaCAAATCAAAGTGCTCCGCGG gagcgtaTCATACCGATAACTCTTGAGCAGACGCCCACGTATGCCGCAGCCCAGCCCAACTTTGGTG GTTACCAGAACTACCCACCTCAAGCCCAGCGAGTCCTGTCGCCCAGTCAGCCATTAAGTGCGAGTAACAACACCAATGGGAATGCGAATGCCACCCGGCTAATCCCGATAGCCATCGAGGGAGGACGCGGTGGTCCAGTTTCCCAGTCGccagtgctgctgcaaaa CGATCCACGCTCACCGCCCATCCAATCAAAATCGTTTAGAATTTTGCAAAAGATAACCGACACCGTGGACGACGGCAGCGGGAATGGCGATTTGCGGCAGGATCTGCAGCAGACGCCCCAGGAGGCGGAGCTGCAGCGGCCGCAGTTCGCCCGCCAGATGAGCGCCCAGCAGGCCAGGAATAGTCCAACCATCGAGCAGATGCGACGCCTGCAAATCGGACAGGATCAGCCGAATAACAATCAGCAGTCGGGTACGCCACTTACTTGGTCCCCGCAAG GTAACGGCGTGTCAGCTCAAAATCGATTTACGCAACAACGATATG ATACcccccaacaacaacaacagcaatatgTGCCGCCAAGTGAACAGCAAGCTCCGGAACCCAAAAAATACACAGGCAGCGCTATACCCAGTCGATCATTCAAAATTCTACAGGCAATGACAACACCTGAAAATGCCG ACCATAAAATTCACACCGAGCTGGACTCGGATTTGGAAAATGTTGAACTGAACGAATCcccaaacaataataataataataacagtaACAACGGAAGtactgaaaataataataatcataataagATTAACAGTAAAACCAATAAACGTCATAGCTACACATCATCCACATACACAACCACACCCTCATCATCATCCTGCACAGAACCCACCACACATTCATCAAACTCATCTCTTAGTTCGGATAGCTCTTGTCCCCCACAGCCACCCCGATCGCAATCGGTTCCACCCCAGTATCCCTATGCCTTCGGGTATCCGTATCCGTGGTACAtgcctccacctccaccagTCAATGGTGAGGGAGCTCCATGGCCATATCCCTATTCATATCCACCGCCACCCCCACCACAATCGATGGATGGCAAGCAGGCAGAAGGATTTCCACCATATCCCTATTACTACCCATATTATCCGCCTCCCATGCCGCCCTATGGACAACAACCTGGGGAAGTTCAAATGCCCCCCGGCTATCCTCAGTTTCATGCCATGCCACCCTATGGTCACCCGTATCCCTACCCAGTGGCTCCCAGTTACAGCCAGAGTTCCACAGAAGAGAGCAGAGCCAGCAGTGTTCTACCGGATATAATCATCACTCCCAGTACCGATGATATACCCTCGCAGGTCATTATGAAGCATCACATCCGAGTGGAGCCACGAGAGCCACCAAAACGGGCGCACTCTGTGGAGATAGAGGAGGTGGTCAGCAAACCGAAGGCCCGAAATATTTGCACCAACAATCACGAGGTCATCGATGTGCTGAGCCAACGTCTGGccaatatcaacaaaattGCCAGTGGGAACACCCAGGCCAATCTCTCCAAGCAGCTGCAGAAGAACTATGCAGGTGAGCAAGCCAAGGAGCTGGGCGAAAGATCCCCCAGCGAAAATGCCTCCAACTCGGATAGCCAGTCGGAGGAAGAGAGCAGTGATGACGAAGAGGATACCCCTAAGCTGGGAGCTCGTCCCGCTCCCTTGCAGTCCATTAAGTCAGTGACAAATGTGCAGGTGTACAAAGGTAAAACACTGGAACAGCATTTGGACTCCGAGAGCAGCGATGATGAAGAAGATGTGACTACTGCGGATGAAATGTACGATGAGGAGGAACAGatcgaggaggagcaagaGGGATTGGTCGAGGAAATGGAAGACGATTACATCGTGGAGGAGGACCTAAGCGTTATATACGAGGAAGAGAGCGAACTGGAACGCAGCAGTGAATATGCCAAGACAGTAATTCGAAAGGATGACTCCCGATCCACTTTAGTTGATGATATTGAAAAGGAAATCGaagataatgatgatgatgacgacgaggatgaTGAGTCCAACTCGGTAACAGTACGTTTGCCACTTCGCTTCTCCTTCAGTCGCAGCTCTAACGATGAAAACATTGCCACTGTAGAAGTCGGTAAGACAACACAGATCGAAGAAAAACAACCCAACATTGTAAGCTCGTTCAGTGTGGCCAAGGTCGAAAgtgatgatgaggatgatgacTGTGAAGTCAGTGTGACCATCAGTTTGTCAAACTCTTCGCGCTCAAATTCAGTGGAGAAGGTTGCTCAACCCTATCGGCCCTCCAATGCATATCCAGTGGAGGATATAAGTACACCCATCAAAACTAGTGAAGAAGACGTCTCCACCTCGTTCTCACTGGGTATGCGCAACAAATTTATGGGAGAAACAACTGCCAATGATGTAACTAATAATATATCCCGGGATCAAGCGAAACCAAAGAACGATGTTACGGAAGTTGATAGCTCCCCGAAAGAAGAATTCGACTTCTTTGCCACTTTGATGGCCACCAAAATGCAGGCTCAGAAAATGATGGAGCAGTCTAAGAACTTTTGGAAAACTCCTGACTCTAAGCTAGTAGAAACGGAAGCTGAGAAACCAAAACTTCGACCCAAGGAGAATATTCCTGAGGCAAAACCACCAAGACCCATTTCTGGTGATATGTCCAAGACTCCGGCTTCGCTGGAGGCAGCCAAGAATAGCTTCTGGTCCACCTTTGCTACGACATCAAAGGAAACCGAGCCCAAAGAGCAAGAAGATGCAGCTGAGGAAGTCGACTTCTGGGCAAGCATAGAAAAAAAGGATACCTCTGATAAGGAAGAAAAACAGTGGACCAAGAAAAAGAAGACCGTAACCTATACCCCTTTGCAAAAAGAGGCAGTGACTAGGGTGGAGCACTGGACAACAACATTTAGGGCTCAATTGGAATCGTTACCAATGCCCCAAAAAGCCGAGGTGCATTTTGTAGTTgaggaaaagcaaaaagaaattGAACAACCGCAAGAGGAGACTCAGGGAGAAGAAACGGATTTCTGGGGATTAGTAAATCAAGATAAGATGGAAAACACAGTCAGTGCAACCTGGGAACGTAAAGAATACAATTCAGAACCTCCTCAGAGAGTGACAGAACAACCCAAGCAACCAGATGAGGACGTTGACTTCTGGGCCAACATTGAAACATCTGGTACTTACGAAGATGAAGAAAAGCCCAATGACATCACCTATGAACCCACAAAGTATCCTGCAGAGCCCCGCGAGGTGGATACTGATGAGGAGATTGACTTCTGGGCCGAGATCGAAGCCAGACGCAACCCAGCAGAAGATGACGACGAAGATGTCACTTTCCATAGGTCAGCAACTTTCTGGGCTCGCAAAGAACGACAAAATTCTATAGAGGAAACCCCTTACAAACCGGTGGAAATCAAAGCCTTCAGAGCAAAGTTACCCGATGAAGCAGCGGTAGAAATTGATGTATGGGCAACCCTAGAAGCAGCCAGAGGCCACGAGCCCGAAATTGTTGATCCCGCGGTGGAAGAGGAAAAGGTTCTTGCCGAGCAATTCGAGGAACTTGAACACGAGAGCtcagaggaggaggaggacgataCGGAGGAAGAAaaggagctggagcagaaACCTCGGGAAGAAGTCCAGGAAAGCAATCTTAGCCATATGGACACCATGTCCCTGGCCTCGATGCATGAGCCAGCTACAGTTTATACATGGGCCCAACCACCACAGGAAGCTGATGATAATGAGGATGAAACCGATTTCTGGGCGGACATGGAAAAGGAACGATCCAAAAAAGAACAGTTCGAGGAAGCTGAACAGAAACGGCACAACTACCGACAGGCCATGGCCTTCTTCAACACCTCGATCGATGGTCAGCAGTCGCCTCCGCAAAAAAATGCCAGTCCCAATCGCAGCAGTGTTATCCTGGAAGTCGAAGAGCCACAAGAAGTGGACCTGGGACCACCCGGTGAGTACCAGTTAGTAGGCGAGGATGGCGTCATCGTAGAGGAACATAAGCCAGCGATAACCGAATCCGAGGAAGAGGAGCGAGGTGCTGCAACTCCAACCAATATGGAGCCCCAACTACCAGAGGTCTATGTGGAGCCCGAGCCGGAAGTGAAGCGCCTTGTTAACGGACTTCCTGATCTTGCCGTGGAGAAGTTTAGCGAAACACCCAAGATATCGGTGCGTGACAGGATCAGTGCCTTTGAGGTTATTCCGTCGGCAACAAGCGATGGCACTAAGGGATTACCAAAGCAATCCCTATCAGTGGATAGTGCCTATGGTAAGGGAACCCTCTCGCGAAACAGCAGCACTCAGCGTTCCGAATCGGAGATCGAGGAGGACGACTCCGGTGTAACAGACATGAATCGTCATCTGTCTGAGACGGACACAGAGTCCGAGAGTTTTCCGGAGCTGCGCAAGATGACCAGCTACCAGCGGGCAGCCACACATTCCAGGCTCTTTAAGCTGTTGCAGGACGAAAATGATGTTCCAGAAGCGGGAGTTCAAACCGCCGATGAATTTCAGCTTAAGCCCAGTCGCAGGAAGATTGTCCACAATGTGTCCATTACCAGGCGCCAAAATCCAGGAGCTCTGAATGACGCGGAGACCATGACGCAGCGCAGAGAACGACTTTCGCTGCCGCTTCGTAAGAATACGAGCATTGATGCGGACAATCCCTCGACGCCAAATAGTCCTGCCTCCCCCATTATGGGGCCGTCGACCAAGAACCAACGCGTGGTTAGCGATAAGTTGGTAAATGAATTGGTCCAGAGCCTGCTCCTCAAGAGCGACAGTTCGCATTTGAGAAATCTGCCCATGGAACGCCTTCAGGCGGCCGCCAAACAAGCCCTCGTGGAGGAGATGGACTCGGCACAGGAGAACAGTTCGCTGGACAGCACGCCGGCTCCCACGCCCAAGCATGATAAGGAGTATTCCGACTACTACAACAGCTGGTGCGAGGCCAGTGGCAGTGGCGACGATGTGTTGCCCTCCAAAAGCTTCCGTGCTCTGCAAGATCCACGACGCAGTCCTTGGACGGTGCGGTGTCCGCGAGTTCTCAGCTCCAAGACGATAAACCGGGACTTAGCCCGGGTTACAGAGTCACCGGAAATAGCCAATGGACGGGGCAGCAAAAGTCCCGAATGCTTTCGTCAGAACTCACACTCTCAGTCTCGGGAACGATCCGTAAGCAGTTGGCGAAGAGTTTAA